In a genomic window of Marinitoga sp. 38H-ov:
- a CDS encoding transposase, with protein sequence MIVKKNKKGHPRFETLPGIQAQVDWKENMKLHDKNGNEYEFNVFNYKLGYSRYCYRSSKTQQDVFECLINSFKATGGVPHI encoded by the coding sequence TTGATAGTAAAGAAAAATAAAAAAGGACATCCAAGATTTGAAACATTGCCTGGTATTCAAGCACAGGTAGATTGGAAAGAGAACATGAAACTACATGATAAAAATGGGAATGAATATGAATTTAATGTGTTTAATTACAAACTTGGATATTCGAGATATTGTTATAGAAGCAGTAAAACACAACAAGATGTATTTGAATGTTTAATAAATTCATTTAAAGCAACAGGAGGAGTTCCACATATTTGA